The Salinispora tropica CNB-440 genome has a window encoding:
- a CDS encoding rhomboid family intramembrane serine protease — MSESPPTTPVCYRHPGREAYIRCNRCDRVICPDCMREASVGFQCPECVNEGRRSVRPARTAFGGGLAGQHGYVTKALIAFNALVMLLSISTDRGGDAAVGGSGLGGLLGGTTPLTEWGAVLGLAVFPDGTVGGIADGQWYRLVTAMFLHYGVIHLLLNMYALWILGRTLEASLGPARFLALYLVAGLGGNVAAYLISAPNAATAGASTAIFGLFAALFVVGRRMGRDVSQVLPILVINLVFTLTVPGISIPGHLGGLAVGGLMAFVLAYAPRSRRTLVQVAGGGVLVVALLGLALIRTAALLA, encoded by the coding sequence GTGAGCGAATCACCACCGACTACCCCGGTCTGCTACCGCCACCCCGGCCGGGAGGCCTATATCCGGTGCAACCGCTGCGACCGGGTCATCTGCCCGGACTGCATGCGCGAGGCCTCGGTGGGCTTCCAGTGCCCGGAGTGCGTCAACGAAGGGCGCCGCAGCGTGCGGCCGGCACGTACCGCCTTCGGGGGTGGTCTCGCCGGCCAACACGGCTATGTCACCAAGGCGTTGATCGCGTTCAACGCCCTGGTGATGCTGCTTTCCATCAGCACCGACCGGGGCGGCGACGCGGCGGTGGGGGGCTCCGGCCTCGGCGGCCTCCTCGGCGGCACCACCCCGCTGACCGAGTGGGGAGCGGTGCTCGGGCTTGCGGTCTTTCCCGACGGCACCGTGGGGGGCATCGCCGATGGCCAGTGGTACCGCCTGGTCACCGCGATGTTCCTGCACTACGGCGTGATCCACCTACTGCTGAACATGTACGCGTTGTGGATCCTCGGTCGAACCCTGGAGGCGAGTCTCGGCCCGGCCCGGTTCCTGGCCCTCTACCTGGTCGCTGGCCTCGGCGGGAATGTCGCGGCCTACCTGATCAGCGCACCGAACGCGGCCACCGCGGGCGCGTCGACGGCCATCTTCGGGCTCTTCGCGGCCCTGTTCGTCGTCGGCCGGCGAATGGGGCGGGACGTCTCCCAGGTCCTCCCGATCTTGGTGATCAACCTGGTCTTCACGTTGACCGTACCGGGGATCTCGATCCCCGGTCACCTGGGCGGTCTCGCGGTCGGCGGCCTGATGGCCTTCGTCCTCGCCTACGCCCCGCGGTCACGGCGCACGTTGGTGCAGGTGGCCGGTGGGGGTGTGCTCGTGGTGGCGCTGCTCGGCCTCGCCCTGATCCGGACCGCGGCCCTGCTCGCCTGA
- a CDS encoding peptidylprolyl isomerase: MADDLYATLHTNAGPIRLQLFPNHTPKTVRNFVELADGTRQYTDPRTGQPGSGPYFDGTISHRVISGFMIQMGDPTGTGRGGPGYTFADEFHPELRFDRPYLLAMANAGPGTNGSQFFITVAPTPHLNNRHTIFGQVADEESVKVVDAIANTPTNPADRPLRDVVIERVEIENTGS, encoded by the coding sequence GTGGCCGACGATCTCTACGCCACCCTGCACACCAACGCCGGCCCGATTCGGCTGCAGCTTTTTCCGAACCACACGCCGAAGACCGTTCGCAACTTCGTGGAGTTGGCCGACGGGACCCGGCAGTACACCGACCCGCGGACCGGTCAGCCGGGCAGCGGCCCGTACTTCGACGGCACCATCTCGCACCGCGTGATCAGTGGCTTCATGATCCAGATGGGTGACCCGACCGGTACCGGTCGGGGCGGCCCGGGTTACACCTTCGCCGACGAGTTCCACCCCGAGCTACGGTTCGACCGGCCGTACCTGCTGGCGATGGCGAATGCCGGGCCGGGGACCAACGGTTCGCAGTTCTTCATCACGGTGGCGCCGACCCCGCACCTGAACAACCGGCACACCATCTTCGGACAGGTCGCCGACGAGGAGTCGGTGAAGGTCGTCGACGCGATCGCCAACACCCCGACGAACCCCGCCGACCGCCCGCTGCGCGACGTCGTCATCGAGCGGGTCGAGATCGAGAACACCGGCTCCTGA
- a CDS encoding transketolase codes for MTAITTTATVAEAAAPLDGRQPVAPLLERVRAGREFGTNVYSTVDVLQVLYHRVLRVHPATVDEPDRDRFLLSKGHAVAGYYAVLASAGFFPTDWLDDQGGPTSRLGDHPDRMLVPGVEIGSGSLGHGLGLGVGTALGLRAQGRLEPRVYVLLGDAELDEGSNHEAITYAGTTGLANLTAIVIDNASATHGWPGGPAARFTVDGWTAATVDGHDHDALHTALTGHDGDRPHVVVAVVAPKEN; via the coding sequence ATGACAGCCATCACGACCACCGCGACAGTCGCCGAGGCCGCCGCGCCGCTCGACGGCCGACAGCCGGTCGCCCCCCTGCTGGAGCGGGTCCGGGCCGGCCGGGAGTTCGGCACGAACGTCTACTCCACCGTCGACGTGCTCCAGGTGCTCTACCATCGCGTCCTGCGGGTCCACCCGGCGACCGTCGACGAACCGGACCGGGACCGGTTCCTGCTCTCCAAGGGGCACGCGGTCGCTGGGTACTACGCGGTGCTCGCCAGCGCGGGGTTCTTCCCCACCGACTGGCTCGACGACCAGGGCGGGCCGACGAGCCGGCTCGGCGACCACCCCGACCGGATGCTCGTGCCCGGAGTGGAGATCGGCTCCGGTTCGCTCGGCCACGGCCTCGGCCTCGGCGTCGGAACCGCGCTCGGGCTACGGGCCCAGGGCCGGCTCGAGCCCCGGGTGTACGTCCTGCTCGGCGACGCCGAACTGGACGAGGGTTCCAACCACGAGGCGATCACCTACGCCGGGACGACCGGCCTGGCCAACCTTACCGCGATCGTGATCGACAACGCCTCCGCCACCCACGGCTGGCCGGGCGGACCGGCAGCCCGATTCACCGTGGACGGCTGGACCGCGGCGACCGTCGACGGGCATGACCACGACGCCCTACACACCGCCCTGACCGGTCACGACGGCGACCGGCCCCACGTCGTCGTCGCGGTCGTCGCCCCCAAGGAGAACTGA
- a CDS encoding NAD(P)H-quinone oxidoreductase has protein sequence MHAITIQEFGGPDALVWTEVPDPEPGPGEVIVDVRASAVNRADVLQRKGYYPPPPGASPYPGLECSGVISAIADDVPGWAVGQPVCALLAGGGYAERVAVPAGQLLPVPGGVDLVDAAALPEVACTVWSNVVRKARLAAGETLLVHGGGSGIGTFAIQLGSALGATVLVTARLAKHDRLRALGAAHPIDYREQDFAEEVRQVTGGRGADVILDIMGAAYLGRNVAALATDGRLMLIGLLGGRKAELDLGALLAKRATVAATTLRSLPPSQKAEIVEGVREQVWPLIAAGKVRPVVDRRLPMTDAAEAHRLVESNEHVGKVLLTVG, from the coding sequence ATGCACGCGATCACGATCCAGGAGTTCGGAGGACCCGACGCGTTGGTCTGGACCGAGGTGCCCGACCCGGAGCCCGGCCCCGGCGAGGTGATCGTTGACGTACGGGCCAGCGCGGTCAACCGGGCTGACGTACTGCAACGAAAGGGTTACTATCCGCCGCCGCCAGGTGCGTCCCCGTACCCCGGGCTGGAGTGCTCCGGGGTGATCAGCGCGATCGCCGACGACGTGCCCGGTTGGGCGGTGGGTCAGCCGGTGTGCGCGCTGTTGGCCGGCGGCGGGTACGCGGAGCGGGTGGCGGTTCCCGCCGGTCAGCTACTGCCGGTGCCCGGCGGCGTGGACCTGGTTGACGCCGCGGCCCTGCCCGAGGTGGCCTGCACGGTCTGGTCAAACGTGGTGCGAAAGGCTCGGCTGGCCGCCGGGGAGACGCTGCTGGTGCACGGCGGCGGCAGCGGGATCGGCACCTTCGCGATCCAACTCGGGTCGGCCCTCGGGGCGACAGTGCTGGTGACCGCGCGGTTGGCCAAGCACGACCGGCTGCGGGCGCTCGGTGCCGCCCACCCGATCGACTATCGGGAGCAGGACTTCGCCGAGGAGGTTCGCCAGGTCACCGGTGGCCGGGGCGCAGACGTCATCCTCGACATCATGGGCGCGGCCTACCTGGGGCGAAACGTGGCCGCGCTCGCCACCGACGGCCGGCTGATGCTGATCGGCCTGTTGGGCGGCCGGAAAGCGGAGCTGGATCTCGGTGCGCTGCTGGCGAAGCGGGCGACGGTGGCCGCGACCACCCTGCGCTCCCTCCCGCCCAGCCAGAAGGCGGAGATCGTCGAGGGCGTACGCGAGCAGGTGTGGCCGCTGATCGCGGCCGGTAAGGTCCGCCCGGTCGTGGACCGCCGGCTGCCCATGACCGACGCGGCCGAGGCCCACCGCCTCGTCGAGTCGAACGAGCACGTCGGCAAGGTGCTGTTGACCGTCGGCTAA
- a CDS encoding transketolase family protein: MRDTFVDTTTTLLADDPRTALVLADISAALFTPAAARHPDRVLNVGIREQLMVGVAGGLALTGLRPIVHTYAPFLVERAYEQLKLDLDHQGASAVLVSVGASYDRPESGRTHLSPADVSLIDTLHGWTVHVPGHPGEVAPMLRTAVAAETSAYLRLSVLSNDRPLGSDGALQVVRDAGPGAPLVVAVGPTLDAATAALADLPVTVAYTNRPRPFDTAGLRDRAGTDVILVEPYLAGTSSRVVSAALADRPHRLLALGVGREDLRRYGSADDHTRWHGLDASGLRRSVLDFVSPALR; this comes from the coding sequence ATGCGCGACACCTTCGTTGACACCACCACGACGCTGCTGGCCGACGACCCGCGCACCGCGCTGGTGCTGGCCGACATCTCCGCCGCCCTCTTCACCCCGGCGGCGGCCCGGCACCCGGACCGGGTCCTGAACGTCGGGATCCGGGAGCAGCTGATGGTCGGGGTAGCCGGCGGGCTGGCGTTGACCGGCCTGCGGCCGATCGTGCACACCTACGCGCCGTTCCTGGTCGAGCGAGCGTACGAGCAGCTCAAGCTCGACCTGGACCACCAGGGCGCGAGCGCGGTGCTGGTCAGCGTGGGCGCCTCGTACGACCGCCCGGAATCGGGCCGGACCCACCTGTCGCCGGCAGATGTCTCGCTGATCGACACCCTGCACGGCTGGACGGTGCACGTACCCGGCCACCCCGGCGAGGTGGCGCCGATGCTGCGGACGGCGGTAGCCGCGGAGACCTCGGCATACCTGCGGCTCTCCGTACTCAGCAACGACCGGCCGCTGGGCAGCGACGGGGCGTTGCAGGTGGTACGGGACGCCGGGCCGGGAGCGCCCCTGGTGGTGGCCGTCGGGCCGACCCTGGACGCGGCCACCGCGGCACTCGCCGACCTGCCCGTCACCGTGGCGTACACCAACCGGCCGCGGCCGTTCGACACCGCCGGGCTCCGCGACCGGGCCGGCACCGACGTGATCCTGGTCGAGCCCTACCTCGCCGGGACCTCCAGCCGGGTGGTCTCGGCGGCGCTGGCGGACCGCCCGCACCGGCTGCTCGCGCTCGGTGTCGGGCGTGAGGACCTGCGACGGTACGGTTCGGCCGACGACCACACCCGCTGGCACGGCCTGGACGCGTCGGGGCTACGGCGATCGGTGCTGGACTTCGTCTCGCCGGCGCTGCGCTGA
- a CDS encoding sensor histidine kinase codes for MREHSVDPPTAPTAGTQRPAPTRRGSTLTVRAVLVTCAVALVSVLVTAIVAVPLAVRGVEHRERQALAAQSRLAAEALRSRLDTPRTVDEDRLLRQLRAQGIEAYLVRNGVVDRPGLPVQVVQRITEGRHVAGRRSVAGRPALVQGRALPGGDGVVLVRAGSLGGVWRQVVQSLWLPLLAGLAAGLVAGLLLARRLARPIRRAADAAARLRAGERAIRVPVEPPHEVADLAAALNGLAAALATSEGRQREFLLSVSHELRTPLTAIRGYAEALADGVIDSAEVTGTGRTVLAEAEHLDRLVRDLLALARLEAVDFPLEPVRVDLVRLAAEAERTWAARCAAVSVVFRVEAPDQAVPVHTDPGRIRQVVDGLLENALRVVPPGAPVVLATRWAGTDPAAGGVIEVRDGGPGLTDDDLAVVFERGALHQRYRGVRKVGSGLGLALAAGLVQRLGGEISAGHAAEGGAAFVVSLPPDPYRIRTSA; via the coding sequence ATGCGTGAGCACTCGGTCGACCCGCCGACCGCGCCGACGGCCGGCACCCAGCGGCCCGCGCCCACCCGGCGCGGGTCGACCCTGACCGTCCGGGCGGTGCTGGTCACCTGCGCCGTCGCCCTGGTCTCGGTTCTGGTCACCGCGATCGTCGCGGTGCCGCTCGCGGTACGCGGGGTGGAACACCGCGAGCGGCAGGCGCTGGCTGCCCAGTCCCGGCTCGCCGCCGAGGCGCTGCGCAGCCGGCTTGACACCCCGCGCACCGTGGACGAGGACCGGTTGCTGCGGCAACTGCGGGCGCAGGGAATCGAGGCGTACCTGGTTCGGAACGGGGTGGTGGACCGGCCGGGCCTGCCGGTCCAGGTCGTGCAGCGGATCACCGAGGGCCGGCACGTCGCCGGCCGGCGTTCGGTCGCCGGGCGGCCAGCGTTGGTGCAGGGACGGGCTCTGCCCGGCGGCGACGGGGTGGTGCTCGTGCGGGCCGGCTCGCTCGGCGGCGTGTGGCGGCAGGTCGTCCAGAGCCTCTGGCTTCCCCTGCTCGCCGGGCTGGCGGCCGGGCTGGTCGCCGGTCTGCTGCTCGCCCGCCGTCTGGCCCGGCCGATCCGGCGGGCGGCGGACGCCGCCGCGCGGCTGCGGGCGGGCGAGCGTGCGATCCGCGTGCCGGTGGAGCCCCCGCACGAGGTGGCGGACCTGGCAGCGGCCCTCAACGGCCTGGCTGCCGCGCTCGCCACCAGCGAGGGACGGCAGCGAGAGTTCCTGCTCTCCGTCTCGCATGAGCTGCGGACCCCGCTGACCGCCATCCGTGGGTACGCGGAGGCGCTGGCGGACGGGGTGATCGACTCGGCGGAGGTGACCGGAACCGGGCGCACGGTGCTGGCCGAGGCGGAGCATCTGGATCGACTGGTGCGGGATCTGCTGGCCCTGGCCCGGCTGGAGGCCGTCGACTTTCCGCTGGAGCCGGTCCGGGTCGACCTGGTTCGGCTGGCCGCGGAGGCGGAGCGGACGTGGGCGGCGCGGTGCGCGGCCGTCTCGGTGGTGTTCCGGGTCGAGGCGCCGGATCAGGCGGTGCCGGTGCACACCGATCCGGGGCGGATCCGACAGGTGGTGGATGGGCTGCTGGAGAACGCGCTGCGGGTGGTGCCGCCGGGGGCGCCGGTGGTGCTGGCGACCCGGTGGGCCGGCACTGACCCGGCCGCCGGCGGGGTGATCGAGGTTCGGGACGGCGGCCCCGGCCTGACCGACGACGACCTGGCGGTGGTGTTCGAGCGTGGTGCGCTGCACCAGCGGTACCGGGGGGTGCGCAAGGTCGGTAGTGGGCTGGGCCTGGCGCTCGCCGCCGGCCTGGTCCAGCGGCTCGGCGGGGAGATCAGTGCGGGCCACGCGGCCGAGGGTGGGGCCGCGTTCGTCGTCTCGCTGCCGCCGGATCCTTACCGGATCCGAACCTCGGCCTGA
- a CDS encoding response regulator transcription factor, producing the protein MTVDAPHRGLVLLVEDEPAIADLVRLYLARDGFGVHLERDGDAGLAAARRLRPVVCVLDIALPGLPGTEICRRLREAGDWTPVIFLTARDDEVDRIVGLELGADDYVTKPFSPRELVARVRAVLRRVAGPPPGRPRIVGGVTLDPDRRTVTAAGDPVQLTSTEFDLLAHLMARPGRVFTREELLAGVWGYAVPAGTRTVDVHVAQVRAKLGPESVIRTHRGVGYAVDA; encoded by the coding sequence GTGACCGTCGACGCTCCGCATCGTGGGCTCGTCCTCCTCGTCGAGGATGAACCGGCCATCGCCGACCTGGTCCGGCTCTATCTGGCCCGGGACGGGTTCGGCGTACATCTGGAGCGGGACGGCGACGCCGGCCTCGCCGCCGCCCGCCGGCTCCGGCCGGTGGTCTGTGTCCTCGACATCGCGCTGCCCGGTCTGCCCGGCACCGAGATCTGCCGCCGGTTACGCGAGGCAGGAGACTGGACGCCGGTCATCTTTCTCACCGCGCGCGACGACGAGGTGGACCGCATCGTCGGGCTCGAACTCGGCGCCGACGACTACGTCACCAAACCGTTCAGCCCACGTGAACTGGTGGCCCGGGTGCGGGCGGTGCTGCGCCGGGTCGCCGGGCCGCCGCCGGGCCGGCCGCGGATCGTCGGCGGGGTCACGCTGGACCCCGACCGCCGTACGGTGACCGCCGCGGGTGATCCGGTGCAGCTGACCTCCACCGAGTTCGACCTGCTCGCCCACCTGATGGCCCGGCCCGGGCGGGTGTTCACCCGGGAGGAACTGCTCGCCGGGGTGTGGGGGTACGCCGTGCCCGCGGGCACCCGAACCGTTGACGTGCACGTGGCGCAGGTCCGCGCGAAGCTCGGCCCGGAGAGTGTGATCCGCACCCATCGGGGGGTGGGGTACGCCGTCGATGCGTGA
- a CDS encoding thiolase family protein — MSDAVIVGAVRTPVGRRKGSLADVHPVDLSAHVLRALAERTGIDPGQVDDVFWGCVSQVGEQSWNIARNAVLAAGWPETVPGTTLDRQCGSSQQALHFAAATVLSGQADLVVAGGVESMTRVPMGSSVVGGAPFSPAILDRYRGVEGVADDNPLPFSQGVGAELIARRWRLTRTQLDEFALASHEKAGAAQDAGAFDAELAPVPLADGDTVSVDEGIRRDTSLAKLAELATPFQADGVVTAGSASQISDGAAALAVTTAEWAGRHGLRPLARIHTAVVCADDPVAMLTAPIPATAKALRRAGLGIEEIGVYEVNEAFAPVPLAWLAETEADPQRLNPRGGAIALGHPLGGSGGRIMTTMLAHMRDENIRYGLQTMCEGGGMANATIVELL; from the coding sequence ATGAGTGACGCAGTCATCGTCGGCGCGGTACGTACCCCCGTCGGGCGGCGCAAGGGGAGCCTCGCCGACGTGCACCCGGTCGACTTGTCGGCGCACGTGCTGCGCGCCCTCGCTGAACGGACCGGCATCGATCCGGGTCAGGTGGACGACGTGTTCTGGGGCTGCGTCTCACAGGTCGGCGAGCAGTCGTGGAACATTGCCCGCAATGCTGTCCTCGCGGCCGGCTGGCCCGAGACGGTTCCCGGCACCACCCTCGACCGACAGTGCGGGTCCAGCCAGCAGGCGCTGCACTTCGCCGCCGCGACCGTGCTGTCCGGGCAGGCCGATCTGGTGGTGGCGGGCGGAGTTGAGTCGATGACCCGGGTGCCGATGGGTTCCAGCGTGGTCGGAGGCGCGCCGTTCAGCCCGGCGATCCTGGACCGCTATCGGGGCGTGGAGGGGGTGGCTGACGACAACCCGCTCCCGTTCAGCCAGGGCGTCGGGGCGGAGCTGATCGCCCGTCGGTGGCGGTTGACCCGCACCCAGCTCGACGAGTTCGCCCTCGCCAGCCATGAGAAGGCGGGTGCGGCGCAGGACGCCGGCGCATTCGACGCCGAGCTGGCACCGGTCCCCCTGGCCGACGGGGACACGGTCTCCGTCGACGAGGGCATCCGTCGTGACACGTCACTGGCGAAGCTGGCCGAGCTCGCCACCCCATTCCAGGCTGACGGTGTGGTGACCGCTGGGTCCGCGTCCCAGATCTCCGACGGCGCGGCGGCGCTCGCCGTCACCACCGCCGAGTGGGCCGGCCGGCACGGCCTGCGCCCGCTCGCCCGCATCCACACCGCTGTGGTCTGCGCCGACGACCCGGTTGCCATGTTGACCGCCCCCATTCCGGCCACCGCCAAGGCGCTGCGCCGGGCGGGGCTGGGCATCGAGGAGATCGGGGTGTACGAGGTCAACGAGGCGTTCGCCCCGGTGCCGCTGGCCTGGCTCGCGGAGACCGAGGCTGACCCGCAACGGCTGAACCCGCGCGGTGGCGCCATCGCCCTCGGGCATCCGCTCGGCGGATCCGGGGGCCGGATCATGACCACCATGCTGGCGCACATGCGGGACGAGAACATCCGGTACGGGCTGCAAACCATGTGCGAGGGCGGCGGCATGGCCAACGCGACCATCGTCGAGCTGCTCTGA
- the corA gene encoding magnesium/cobalt transporter CorA, translating into MADRSRGGPRGTRMGGRVIRPRDWAAPVRAMTRRLSSDNSVGPPAPAARHHAVVDCALYLDGERQPGHWHHAEALAAARQAGNGFVWLGLHEPDLAEMTEIAATYGLHELAVEDAVKAQQRPKLEQFGSVSFLVLRTAHYREHAELTEHSEAVETGQVLLFIGPNFLVSVRHGDACRLAPVRADLEAKGELLPHGPWAVAYAVTDRVVDHYLEVADRLEDDLDTLEADVFDRRQGGDRIQRIYQVKRELVEFKRAVMPLQRPLLRITAERNRDVPTEIRRYFGDVQDHLSRTVEQVNSYDDLLNSILQARLAQVTVDQNNDMRKIAAWAAIAAVWTAIAGIYGMNFDFMPELGWTYGYPTVLVLMLGISLALYRWFRRHGWL; encoded by the coding sequence ATGGCTGACCGGTCGCGAGGCGGGCCGAGGGGCACCCGGATGGGTGGTCGGGTGATCCGGCCGCGGGACTGGGCGGCGCCGGTGCGGGCGATGACCCGCCGGCTCAGCTCCGACAACTCCGTGGGGCCACCGGCGCCGGCCGCGCGCCACCATGCGGTCGTCGACTGCGCGCTCTACCTGGACGGGGAGCGTCAACCCGGCCACTGGCACCACGCCGAGGCGCTGGCGGCGGCTCGCCAGGCGGGTAACGGCTTCGTCTGGCTCGGCCTGCACGAGCCCGACCTGGCCGAGATGACCGAGATCGCGGCCACCTACGGCCTGCACGAACTGGCGGTTGAGGACGCGGTCAAGGCTCAGCAGCGGCCCAAGCTGGAGCAGTTCGGCTCGGTGAGCTTCCTGGTGCTCCGGACCGCCCACTACCGCGAGCACGCCGAGCTGACCGAGCACTCCGAGGCCGTCGAGACCGGCCAGGTGCTGCTCTTCATCGGCCCGAATTTCCTGGTCAGTGTCCGGCACGGGGATGCCTGCCGGCTCGCACCGGTGCGCGCCGACCTGGAGGCGAAGGGGGAACTGCTGCCGCACGGACCGTGGGCGGTGGCGTATGCGGTGACCGACCGGGTGGTTGACCACTACCTGGAGGTCGCCGACCGGCTGGAGGACGACCTGGACACGCTCGAGGCGGACGTCTTCGACCGCCGGCAGGGCGGCGATCGGATCCAGCGGATCTACCAGGTGAAGCGGGAGCTGGTGGAGTTCAAGCGGGCGGTGATGCCGCTCCAGCGGCCGCTCCTGCGGATCACCGCTGAGCGCAACCGCGACGTACCGACGGAGATCCGCCGGTACTTCGGGGACGTGCAGGACCACCTCAGCCGTACCGTCGAGCAGGTCAACTCCTACGACGACCTGCTCAACTCGATCCTTCAGGCGCGGTTGGCCCAGGTCACCGTCGACCAGAACAACGACATGCGCAAGATCGCGGCCTGGGCGGCCATCGCGGCGGTCTGGACCGCCATCGCCGGCATCTACGGCATGAACTTCGATTTCATGCCGGAGCTGGGATGGACCTACGGCTACCCCACGGTGCTGGTCCTGATGCTGGGGATCAGTCTGGCGCTGTACCGCTGGTTCCGCCGCCACGGCTGGCTCTGA
- a CDS encoding PH domain-containing protein encodes MLGDMDTTSPGSRQWRVPAALPAVKVGGAGALVALGLLLADGDPTRLVLAGLAAAALLGWATRDVLVPVRLAVDPEGLTVVSGFAGRRRLPWSQVAEIRVDQRTRLGRSNAALEVDAGETLHLFGRFDLDADPVEVAAELREARPTR; translated from the coding sequence ATGCTGGGCGACATGGATACGACATCGCCCGGGTCCCGGCAGTGGCGGGTCCCGGCCGCCCTGCCGGCGGTCAAGGTCGGTGGGGCCGGGGCGCTGGTCGCGCTCGGTCTTCTCCTCGCCGACGGTGACCCGACTCGACTCGTGCTGGCCGGGCTGGCCGCCGCCGCGCTCCTCGGCTGGGCCACGCGGGATGTGCTGGTGCCGGTCCGCCTCGCGGTCGATCCAGAAGGACTGACGGTGGTCAGCGGCTTCGCGGGCCGTCGGCGACTGCCGTGGTCGCAGGTGGCGGAGATCCGGGTGGACCAGCGAACCCGGCTCGGCCGGTCGAACGCTGCCCTGGAGGTGGATGCCGGGGAGACACTGCACCTGTTCGGTCGGTTCGACCTGGACGCTGACCCGGTCGAGGTCGCGGCGGAGCTACGGGAGGCCCGCCCGACCCGGTAG
- the soxR gene encoding redox-sensitive transcriptional activator SoxR → MQESLTIGQLAARSGVASSALRYYEQIGLLRADRTSGNQRRYARSELRRVAFIRISQQVGISLDEIREALESLPAARTPTPEDWTQLSKLWRNRLDEKITLLTRLRDDLDGCIGCGCLSLRRCTLSNPGDQVADEGPGARLAVRR, encoded by the coding sequence ATGCAGGAGTCATTAACCATCGGTCAGCTCGCCGCGCGCAGCGGGGTGGCGTCCTCCGCGCTGCGCTACTACGAGCAGATCGGGCTGCTCCGAGCCGACCGCACCAGCGGCAACCAGCGCCGGTACGCGCGCAGCGAGTTGCGCCGGGTGGCGTTCATCCGGATCTCCCAACAGGTCGGCATCTCGCTGGACGAGATCCGGGAGGCGCTCGAGTCCCTGCCGGCCGCCCGGACCCCGACCCCGGAGGACTGGACCCAGCTCTCCAAGCTGTGGCGGAACCGGCTGGACGAGAAGATCACGCTCCTGACCCGGCTCCGGGACGACCTCGACGGGTGCATCGGCTGCGGGTGCCTGTCGTTGCGCCGCTGCACCCTCAGCAACCCGGGCGACCAGGTCGCCGACGAGGGCCCCGGTGCGCGCCTGGCGGTGCGGCGTTAG
- a CDS encoding glycosyltransferase family 2 protein — MKLSILMPVYNEEERIADALKQALAVDYPCEIELVVVDDGSRDGTGEILDRADDARVRVITHPRNSGKGAAIRTAVDHAEGEYMVILDADLEYDPQDIAKLLAPVLDGRATVVYGNRTFGSHSAYSFWYVMGNKGVTMVANVLFNSYIGDLETCFKLMPIELYRSLEIHSRGFGMEAEVTGKLLRRRIRPYEVPISYRARGREEGKKITWKDGVEAVWILSRERARRRPPGTAPR; from the coding sequence GTGAAGCTCTCGATCCTCATGCCGGTCTACAACGAGGAAGAACGCATCGCGGACGCCTTGAAGCAGGCGCTCGCGGTGGACTATCCGTGCGAGATCGAGCTCGTCGTGGTCGACGACGGGAGTCGGGACGGCACCGGCGAGATCCTTGACCGGGCCGATGACGCCCGGGTCCGCGTGATCACCCACCCGCGCAACTCCGGCAAGGGTGCGGCGATCCGGACGGCGGTCGACCACGCCGAGGGTGAGTACATGGTGATCCTCGACGCCGACCTGGAGTACGACCCGCAGGACATCGCCAAGCTGCTCGCGCCGGTCCTCGATGGGCGGGCCACGGTCGTCTACGGTAATCGCACCTTCGGCAGCCACAGCGCCTACAGCTTCTGGTACGTGATGGGCAACAAGGGCGTCACGATGGTGGCCAACGTGCTGTTCAACTCCTACATCGGCGATCTGGAGACCTGCTTCAAGCTGATGCCGATCGAGTTGTACCGCTCGCTGGAGATTCACTCTCGCGGCTTCGGCATGGAGGCGGAGGTGACCGGCAAGCTGCTGCGCCGTCGGATCCGCCCGTACGAGGTGCCGATCAGCTACCGGGCCCGCGGCCGCGAGGAGGGCAAGAAGATCACCTGGAAGGACGGGGTTGAGGCGGTCTGGATTCTCAGCCGGGAGCGGGCCCGGCGCCGTCCTCCGGGTACCGCCCCCCGCTGA